One window of Planctomycetia bacterium genomic DNA carries:
- a CDS encoding tyrosine-type recombinase/integrase, with the protein MPGKTADSTTNSLAKRQARTPATTTIEALAAVPEEAVWLAKQKSPRTRRAYRADVQHFMRFCGIAAPQQLRQVDHRAVIAWERYMRETEGAEASTVRCRLAALSSLFKHLVEHGQTDRNPVAAVRRPAINRDEGSTLAFSKAQARKLLDAPPADTVAGLRDRAIISVGLQAGLRRAEIARLRVGDQHQNRGFDSLRVIRKGARKDAFAIHPQTAQRIREYLAAAGHADDFEGPLFRPLRHNGRSRTARRHMAPDAIDRVLRKHAARLGLTRGYSAHSMRATFITTALENGASLEQVQKAVGHRDPSTTKLYDRRGYNPEKSAAFFASY; encoded by the coding sequence ATGCCCGGAAAGACCGCCGATTCGACCACCAATTCGCTCGCAAAACGTCAGGCGCGGACGCCGGCCACGACGACCATCGAAGCCCTTGCGGCCGTTCCGGAGGAGGCCGTTTGGCTCGCCAAGCAGAAGTCGCCCAGAACCCGCCGCGCCTACAGGGCCGACGTGCAGCACTTCATGCGTTTCTGCGGAATCGCCGCACCCCAGCAGCTTCGTCAGGTTGACCACCGGGCCGTGATCGCCTGGGAGCGCTACATGCGCGAGACCGAAGGTGCGGAGGCCTCGACCGTCCGGTGCCGGCTGGCAGCCCTGTCGTCGTTGTTCAAGCACCTCGTCGAGCACGGCCAGACCGACCGGAATCCCGTTGCGGCTGTCCGCCGACCTGCCATCAACCGCGATGAGGGCTCCACGCTAGCATTTTCAAAGGCCCAAGCCCGCAAGCTGCTCGACGCCCCGCCCGCCGACACCGTGGCCGGACTGCGGGACCGGGCGATCATTTCAGTGGGACTTCAAGCCGGGCTGCGCCGCGCGGAGATTGCCCGGCTTCGAGTCGGCGACCAGCACCAGAACCGCGGCTTCGATTCGCTCCGCGTCATTCGCAAGGGCGCCAGGAAGGACGCCTTCGCGATCCACCCGCAAACGGCCCAGCGAATCCGGGAATATCTCGCCGCCGCCGGGCATGCCGACGATTTCGAGGGTCCGCTCTTTCGCCCGCTCCGCCATAACGGCCGCTCACGGACAGCCCGGCGGCACATGGCCCCTGACGCCATCGACCGCGTGCTCCGCAAGCACGCTGCCCGGCTCGGCCTAACCCGCGGCTACTCCGCCCACTCCATGCGGGCGACGTTCATCACGACGGCCCTCGAAAACGGCGCTAGTCTGGAGCAGGTCCAAAAGGCCGTCGGCCATCGCGACCCATCCACGACGAAGCTCTACGACCGCCGCGGGTACAATCCCGAGAAATCAGCCGCGTTCTTTGCCAGCTACTGA
- a CDS encoding TIGR04141 family sporadically distributed protein, which translates to MPAKQTKPLEYVSLYLLKVEAKKPESALAAGKHAKKLVADTAVLPGGQLHYLAPPPNPVGWRSFLLPGFGSNLPDFKSKHVSAVLFFPRNGRIFAATFGYGRSLLAEGKLEPDFGLRTALQLCDPETLNAVDYRTIEERTRIGRVQLSDRASVDAFRMDLDTDLLRGMEARSRDPKVCERIAARWASLTVGARVTIKDLPALAAALLKAYTTKKLPRQFAWIDNVQRITDPSTLVALDSELEARLDGNNHTGIRLAIPEIIADSADMDAKLFQPTGNDFDSSVQTYLDARERRVSSTLLAAKNSHKIVLVDPSSGQQRAAFPVYRCLVAEVTYQGQLYLLADGEWFSLNEDFVKQTNRAVNRIPILKHKLPAWIPNEREDKWNLRACKQWTDAACLDKANIPYGGSQSRIEPADFLTRSRILAHVKRRDKNSSGLSHMFSQGAVSAQLIRQERTFRKTLAAKLPSSHSAAAAELRRVTFDPTRWTVAYVVLGADATKPAQDLPFFSKVNLMKHADRLKLMDFRVGIIGI; encoded by the coding sequence TTCATTACCTCGCGCCGCCGCCCAATCCTGTAGGCTGGCGATCATTCTTGCTTCCCGGCTTTGGCTCCAACCTGCCTGATTTCAAATCGAAGCATGTCTCGGCCGTGCTCTTCTTTCCGCGCAACGGTCGAATCTTTGCGGCGACGTTCGGGTACGGCCGCTCGTTGCTAGCGGAGGGGAAACTTGAGCCGGACTTTGGCCTTCGAACGGCGCTTCAGCTTTGCGATCCGGAGACTTTGAACGCCGTTGATTATCGAACAATCGAGGAACGAACTCGGATTGGCCGTGTTCAGTTAAGCGACCGGGCTTCGGTGGACGCCTTCCGAATGGACTTGGACACCGACCTGCTCCGAGGCATGGAAGCTCGTTCCCGCGACCCGAAAGTCTGCGAACGGATCGCCGCGAGATGGGCAAGCCTCACCGTCGGGGCACGAGTGACTATCAAAGACCTCCCGGCACTTGCAGCGGCGCTTCTCAAGGCATACACGACCAAGAAGCTTCCCCGACAATTCGCATGGATTGATAATGTGCAACGCATCACCGATCCGAGCACACTCGTAGCCCTTGATAGCGAGCTGGAGGCCCGACTTGACGGCAATAATCACACGGGGATACGCCTCGCCATCCCCGAGATAATTGCAGACTCGGCCGACATGGATGCAAAGTTGTTTCAACCGACCGGAAACGACTTTGATAGCTCGGTGCAAACGTACCTAGATGCTCGCGAGCGCAGGGTGAGCAGCACGTTATTAGCTGCCAAGAACAGCCACAAAATTGTCTTGGTCGATCCGTCTTCCGGCCAACAGCGAGCGGCTTTCCCGGTCTATCGCTGCCTCGTGGCAGAGGTTACGTACCAGGGCCAATTGTATCTCCTGGCCGACGGTGAATGGTTTTCATTGAACGAGGATTTCGTTAAACAAACGAACCGAGCCGTTAACCGAATTCCGATTCTGAAGCACAAACTACCCGCGTGGATACCCAACGAGCGTGAAGACAAATGGAATCTGCGGGCGTGTAAGCAGTGGACTGATGCAGCCTGTCTTGACAAAGCGAACATTCCGTACGGCGGTTCGCAGAGCAGAATCGAACCCGCAGATTTCCTCACGCGGAGCCGAATTCTCGCTCACGTCAAGCGGCGCGACAAGAACAGCAGCGGGTTAAGCCACATGTTTTCTCAAGGAGCCGTCTCGGCGCAGTTGATACGGCAGGAGCGAACGTTCCGTAAGACCCTTGCGGCCAAACTGCCATCAAGCCACTCGGCGGCTGCCGCCGAGCTCCGACGCGTGACATTCGATCCTACTCGATGGACCGTTGCCTACGTCGTATTGGGTGCCGACGCAACGAAGCCAGCGCAGGACCTGCCATTCTTCAGCAAGGTCAACTTGATGAAACACGCTGATCGCCTGAAGCTCATGGACTTTCGCGTTGGAATAATTGGTATCTAA